The following proteins come from a genomic window of Nitrospira sp.:
- a CDS encoding Cytochrome d ubiquinol oxidase subunit II has product MPSYELMVAAALVGALTFYLLFGGADFGAGIWTFFAMGRQGQPQRALIDQAIGPIWEANHVWLIIAVVILFTAFPPAFAVISIRLHIPLTLMLIGIVLRGTAFAIRTHDITSRPDGFTGAPAVWHWIFAWSSLLTPTMLGIVLGAIASGRAAGPTDTIRETFVDPWLAPFPIAVGLLATALVAYLAAVYLIMESRDPGLRRLFRHRAIMSGILVIILATVALFLTGEGAPEIHHGLTGTAVGRATVVTTGLLHIAVLWALITERDLLARFLAGGGAVAVLWGWALSQYPYLVEPSVTIYDAAPSETLDILLASLLLGSVVHLPFLFYLYNVFKGDALSRSA; this is encoded by the coding sequence ATGCCTTCGTACGAGCTCATGGTCGCTGCCGCGCTGGTCGGTGCCCTCACCTTCTATTTGTTGTTCGGTGGAGCGGACTTCGGAGCGGGGATCTGGACTTTCTTCGCGATGGGGCGCCAAGGACAGCCTCAACGTGCGTTGATCGATCAAGCGATCGGTCCTATTTGGGAGGCCAACCATGTCTGGCTCATCATCGCCGTCGTGATTCTCTTTACAGCGTTCCCGCCGGCCTTTGCCGTGATCTCCATAAGACTGCACATCCCCTTGACCTTGATGCTGATCGGGATCGTGCTGCGAGGCACCGCCTTCGCCATACGAACTCACGATATTACATCGCGTCCCGATGGGTTCACCGGCGCGCCGGCCGTTTGGCATTGGATATTCGCCTGGTCAAGCTTGCTCACACCGACCATGCTGGGCATCGTCCTTGGAGCAATTGCCTCGGGACGCGCTGCCGGACCGACCGACACAATCAGAGAAACCTTCGTCGACCCTTGGCTGGCACCGTTTCCCATCGCGGTCGGCCTGCTGGCAACAGCATTGGTCGCTTACCTTGCCGCAGTCTATCTGATCATGGAAAGCCGAGACCCGGGCTTGCGCCGCCTCTTTCGGCACCGGGCCATCATGAGCGGAATACTCGTCATCATCTTGGCCACCGTCGCCCTGTTTCTGACCGGAGAAGGAGCGCCGGAAATTCATCACGGTCTGACTGGAACGGCTGTCGGCCGTGCAACGGTCGTGACCACAGGGCTGCTCCATATCGCCGTCCTGTGGGCCCTGATCACCGAGCGCGATCTGCTGGCTAGATTCTTGGCGGGAGGCGGAGCAGTCGCTGTGCTGTGGGGGTGGGCCTTATCGCAGTACCCATATCTTGTCGAGCCGTCGGTCACTATTTACGATGCGGCCCCGTCCGAAACACTGGATATTTTGCTGGCGAGTCTGCTGTTGGGATCCGTCGTGCACCTTCCTTTTCTGTTTTACTTATACAACGTGTTCAAGGGAGATGCGCTCTCGCGATCGGCATAG